The Gimibacter soli genome includes a region encoding these proteins:
- the rapZ gene encoding RNase adapter RapZ produces MTKAGGRRLVIVTGLSGAGKSIALNAFEDLGYEIVDNLPLTMIEQLMEEQASAGVSAPLAVGIDARTLHFSPDAFAALAARLRAKADVDLHVLFLDASDETLVRRFSETRRRHPLDADGRLPEAIERERALMAPVLEGVDSRLDTTVRKGSDTKKLIHERFTIGAAAQMVVSIMSFGFANGVPRDADLVFDVRFLRNPHYVPDLKPQTGRDPAVAAYVRADEGFDAFVAKVSDLLDFLLPRYRDEGKSYLTVAFGCTGGRHRSVMLAETFAARLELDGIVVQVHHRDTAFA; encoded by the coding sequence ATGACCAAAGCGGGCGGCCGCCGCCTCGTGATCGTGACCGGGCTTTCGGGCGCCGGCAAATCGATCGCGCTCAATGCGTTCGAAGATCTCGGCTACGAGATTGTCGATAACCTGCCGCTGACGATGATTGAACAGCTGATGGAAGAGCAGGCTTCAGCTGGCGTCAGCGCACCGCTCGCCGTGGGCATTGATGCCCGCACCCTGCATTTCTCGCCCGACGCCTTCGCCGCCCTCGCCGCCCGCTTGCGCGCCAAGGCGGATGTTGATCTGCATGTCCTCTTTCTGGATGCCAGCGACGAAACGCTGGTTCGGCGTTTTTCGGAAACCCGCCGCCGTCACCCGCTGGATGCTGACGGGCGCCTGCCCGAAGCGATCGAGCGCGAACGCGCCCTGATGGCGCCGGTTCTTGAGGGGGTCGACAGCCGCCTCGATACAACGGTGCGCAAGGGGTCGGATACGAAGAAGCTGATCCATGAACGCTTTACCATCGGGGCGGCCGCACAGATGGTGGTCAGCATCATGAGCTTCGGATTCGCGAACGGGGTGCCGCGCGACGCCGATCTCGTGTTTGACGTGCGCTTCCTGCGCAATCCGCATTATGTGCCCGACCTGAAGCCGCAAACCGGCCGCGATCCGGCAGTGGCGGCTTATGTGCGCGCCGACGAGGGCTTTGATGCTTTTGTCGCCAAGGTATCGGACCTTCTGGATTTTCTGCTGCCGCGCTACCGTGACGAGGGGAAGTCCTACCTCACGGTTGCCTTCGGTTGCACCGGCGGTCGACACCGTTCGGTGATGCTCGCAGAAACCTTCGCGGCACGTTTGGAGCTTGACGGGATCGTCGTTCAAGTTCATCACCGGGACACAGCGTTTGCATAA
- a CDS encoding HPr kinase/phosphorylase translates to MTDAGGKLYHATLIARDGRGVLLRGASASGKSDLGLRLIDRGGMLVADDQVWLTAEGGKLTGMAPDRLRGLIEVRGLGIISLPVTAVAPVSLVVDLDHSARVPRLPAAEKVTILGVELPRLRLNAFEASAPIKVELALDAPARIGQEGHPEETL, encoded by the coding sequence ATGACCGATGCCGGGGGCAAGCTTTATCACGCCACACTGATCGCCCGCGATGGCCGCGGGGTGCTGCTGCGTGGTGCCTCCGCCAGCGGCAAGTCCGACCTCGGCCTGCGCCTCATTGATCGCGGCGGCATGCTGGTGGCGGACGATCAGGTCTGGCTGACGGCGGAGGGCGGCAAGCTGACGGGCATGGCGCCGGATCGCCTGCGCGGCCTCATCGAAGTGCGCGGCCTTGGCATCATCAGCCTGCCGGTGACGGCAGTGGCGCCTGTGTCGCTTGTCGTCGATCTTGATCACAGCGCGCGCGTGCCGCGCTTGCCAGCGGCGGAAAAGGTCACCATTCTGGGCGTCGAATTGCCGCGCCTCCGGCTCAATGCGTTCGAGGCGTCGGCACCCATCAAGGTTGAACTGGCGCTCGATGCCCCGGCCCGTATCGGCCAGGAAGGGCATCCGGAGGAGACTTTATGA
- a CDS encoding stimulus-sensing domain-containing protein — protein MARTRGENDGGLKATRPDSEAVRPRHYTRGISPLMVRILAVNALAIFTLVGGILYLNQFRTSLIHDRRLALEVQAQIIAAALGESASAGPEATEIDLPPARQILSRLVSPTDIRARLFGVSGSMIADSRLIAGEKRVYAEPLPRLDSETPLSQRAEAVLRKGLEYVSPRPLAPPYIDKPGLRAADLIEVMSALEGEPMSQVRQREDGGYAINVAMPVQRFRRVLGALLLTAQTDDIERIVQSEQMLIVQISSAAFVLTILLSLFLGQALVRPIRVLARAAERVRGAIGREENIPEFADRKDEIGDLSRSLSDMTRALYNQIDAVESFAADVAHELKNPLSSMRSALETMKRTDRPDLHERLLGIIAEDVQRLDRLISDISDASRLDAELTRGAMEPVDIGTMLATMIDGYRTTGVARGVKIAFDDPEAGAYVVDGIGGRLGQVWRNIIDNAISFSPEGGTVTVTLARGDKRITTYISDEGPGLPEGAEEKIFSRFYSERPSEEDFGRHSGLGLAISKQVIEAHRGQISATNRTDRSGALFIIDLPASKNGGTKS, from the coding sequence GTGGCGCGAACGAGGGGCGAAAATGATGGCGGGCTGAAAGCGACCCGGCCGGACAGCGAGGCTGTCAGGCCGCGGCACTATACGCGCGGCATTTCGCCCCTTATGGTCCGCATTCTGGCGGTCAATGCGCTCGCTATCTTTACGCTTGTCGGCGGTATCCTTTACCTCAACCAGTTCCGAACCTCGCTCATTCACGACCGCCGCCTTGCGCTTGAAGTGCAGGCCCAGATCATCGCCGCTGCCCTTGGCGAATCGGCGAGTGCGGGGCCGGAGGCAACCGAGATCGACTTGCCGCCGGCGCGGCAGATTCTCTCCCGCCTTGTCAGCCCCACCGATATCAGGGCGCGGCTTTTTGGCGTGTCGGGCTCGATGATCGCCGACAGCCGCCTGATCGCCGGCGAAAAGCGCGTCTATGCCGAGCCCCTGCCGCGGCTCGATAGCGAAACGCCGCTGTCGCAGCGGGCCGAAGCGGTGCTGAGAAAAGGCCTCGAATATGTCTCGCCCCGGCCGCTTGCTCCCCCTTATATTGACAAGCCGGGCCTCAGGGCCGCTGACCTGATCGAGGTGATGTCGGCCCTTGAAGGCGAACCGATGAGCCAGGTGCGCCAGCGCGAGGACGGCGGCTATGCGATCAATGTGGCGATGCCGGTGCAGCGCTTCCGCCGCGTGCTGGGTGCGCTGCTCCTGACCGCGCAGACCGACGATATCGAACGCATCGTGCAATCCGAACAGATGCTGATCGTGCAGATTTCATCTGCGGCCTTTGTCCTGACGATCCTCTTGTCGTTGTTTCTGGGGCAGGCGCTGGTGCGGCCCATCCGGGTGCTGGCCCGTGCGGCGGAACGGGTGCGCGGCGCCATCGGGCGCGAGGAAAATATTCCTGAATTTGCCGACCGCAAGGACGAGATCGGCGACCTTTCCCGCTCGCTTTCCGACATGACCCGCGCGCTTTACAACCAGATCGATGCGGTGGAAAGCTTCGCGGCGGACGTGGCGCACGAGCTGAAAAACCCGCTGTCCTCGATGCGGTCGGCGCTCGAGACCATGAAGCGCACCGACAGGCCTGACCTGCATGAACGCCTTCTGGGCATCATCGCCGAAGACGTGCAGCGGCTGGACCGCCTGATCAGCGATATCTCGGATGCCTCGCGCCTCGACGCTGAACTCACACGCGGCGCCATGGAGCCCGTCGATATCGGCACCATGCTGGCCACCATGATCGATGGCTATCGCACCACCGGGGTGGCGCGCGGTGTGAAGATCGCCTTCGATGACCCGGAAGCCGGCGCCTATGTCGTCGATGGTATCGGCGGGCGGCTGGGGCAGGTGTGGCGCAACATCATCGATAACGCGATTTCCTTCAGCCCCGAGGGCGGCACCGTCACCGTCACCCTGGCGCGCGGCGACAAGCGGATCACCACCTATATCTCCGACGAAGGCCCGGGCCTGCCGGAAGGGGCGGAGGAGAAAATCTTCAGCCGCTTCTATTCCGAGCGTCCGTCCGAGGAAGATTTCGGCCGCCATTCGGGCCTTGGCCTTGCCATTTCCAAACAGGTGATCGAAGCCCATAGGGGCCAGATCAGCGCCACCAACCGCACGGATCGCTCCGGCGCGCTTTTCATCATTGATCTGCCCGCCAGCAAAAACGGCGGCACCAAGTCATGA